TTTGCAACCATGAGATTAAGCAGGAGAAAAAGTGCTTTTCCCCATTCACACGCCCTTTAGATTGTTTTATTAAACCATTTGAATAGGGATTTCCCCGTCTGCCGACAAGCAGGGTCCAGCCAATGCATAGTTCTCTGTTGCTATGACTTAACTTGGTCCCCACTAATCACTGGCCAGGGCAAATTTCATATAAAATATCTGGAGCCATTGTGGGGATAACGCAGCGTGACAGTGGAGGCACAATAGGGGATTCAACCCCCCAGCAGGTTGTAGGGACCACTTGGCCTGTCGGCGTTTGGCAGAGTTTGGTCGGGAAGCACTGTCAGGGATGCAAAGTGTCATGAAACCCCATCAATTGGTCCTAAAACCAAGCAGTGGAACTAATGCCAGAGCAGGTGAAATAAATGTTATTGTCAGTGTAATTGGCCCCAAAGGTCAACCCCATGTTGATCGCTCAAATATCTTTACGAGGCTTGTGAAGGCCACCTCACTAGCTCTCAATGCTGCTTGCTTTCCAGTGGAAATTCAACCGCTTTTACGACAAAGCaaatgcaaacaaacaaacaaatgcaAAGCGAGGGCGTTTTGTTTTCCAATAACTTTTAAAACAAATCACTAATCTTTTCACCCCATTTTTCAGGTTTGCGCCTCAATGTTCACTTTGGGAAGCTAGGGCCTGTTTAATTGGTTCCCAGGTCAACCCCTATGCTTAGTTTGTCCCGAGATAATCCTCTTTTCCTCGCCCCGTTCATCCCTAAACTCATTTATCCTTTGCAGTACTAATGAAAAGCTGCCAAAGGAGTTCATCAAGGCTCAATGTTAGAGCCACACTTGGTAGAGCTTTAGTAAGACTAGACCCTTAGAGGCGTAACAATAACATATCCTCAAGACCAATGAAAACTTATCATTATATTCCACACATTGTCTAGCTAAAAACTATGGAAGTTTATTTAATTTTACGTGATGTGTGTGATGTTATATTTAGATTTATTCATTAGTCTTTCTTTTTCTCTTGCTatgtctttctttctttctctttctttttctttctttcaccgCCCTGACAGTTAATTTGATCAACAATGATGTCTTCCATTCTCCTAAAATCATCAGCCTGTATTTTTTGACAGTTAGGATTCTGTTACATTTATGGCAGCCAAGTGAGCATACAGTAGCTCTGTGGAGTGGGTGGTGGAGAGAGTGGGCCTTTTCTCTTGCGTCATTATTGTCTAATGCCCTTTGGTCCTTAAACTGGTTGGAACCTGCTGTCAGGGAGGAGCTCCTTCTGTATTTAGCTTTGTACTCGTCtctttctgtcttctccaccacCTTCACTTTTGATCTCCAACGGAAACATGCgataatgaacttttttttatgaTAAGTATCAAGGTGTGATCACACTTATACATCAATTTTAATCGCTTTTCCTTGATATCTCCACATCCTTTACTGCAGTCCGTTTCCTAACCTTTCAAAAGCTTAATTGAGTCTTTTAATGATAGACCTGTCAGGCCAGTGTCTTCCTCTCGTGATGCCTGATGAGTCATCAGTTAACTATGTCAGCCCACAGACAAAGGTCCTTGCTGGCCCTTTTCACAGACATGACGATTGATGTCTGGGATGAATACAGCCCCACGCTGGCATCTTTTGTGGATGCACCTAAACACGTGGTTGATACCAGTAACGAACTCTGGGACATAGGTTCACcacttaaatgtgttttaagtgGTTTCATTAGTGGTGTTTGAACCATGTTTGTTCCTGTAGTTGAggaatatttttaatcaaaggtgTATATCGGTCCACATGCAGCCACTCGAGAGTCAGCATTCGTCCACGCCATTGCTTCGGCTGGAGTAGCCTTTGCGGTGACCCGGGCTTGCGCCGATGGCTCAGCCACCATCTGCGGCTGTGACACGCGTCACAAGGGACCCCCTGGCGAGGGGTGGAAGTGGGGCGGCTGCAGCGAAGACGTGGATTTTGGCGGCATGGTGTCCCGAGAGTTTGCTGATGCCAGGGAGAACCGCCCCGATGCCCGCTCAGCCATGAATCGCCATAACAATGAAGCGGGACGGACGGTGAGCTCATCATTGGATTTGGCCTTAACATTTAAAACTAAATGCGTATTTACAGTACATTCTCTTTTATACAGCTTAGCTAATTCTGATGAATAAATAAGTGACCTATCGTCCCCAGTCTCTCAACGACAACATTTTCCTGAAGTGTAAGTGCCACGGGCTGTCGGGCAGCTGTGAGGTGAAGACGTGCTGGTGGTCTCAGCCCGACTTCAGGGTCATCGGCGACTACATGAAAGACAAGTACGACAGCGCCTCAGAGATGGTGGTGGAGAAGCACAAGGAGTCTCGCGGTTGGGTGGAGACCCTGAGACCCCGCTACAACTACTTCAAACCCCCTACAGAGCGCGACCTGGTCTACTATGAAGGCTCGCCCAACTTCTGTGACCCAAACATCGAGACGGGTTCATTTGGCACCCGCGACCGCCTCTGCAACCTGACGTCACACGGCATCGATGGCTGCGACCTGCTGTGCTGTGGGCGTGGCCACAACACACGGACGGAGAGGCGCAAGGAGAAATGCCACTGCATTTTTCACTGGTGCTGTTATGTCAGCTGTCAGGAGTGCGTCAGGGTCTATGACGTGCACACCTGTAAATAACACCAGCTTTGCCGTCTTGAAGTTTCAAACTTTGGACCAGACCTGTCCGTCCGCGGGGTCCGGCAGGTGGGACGCTGCGCTTTGTTCATGGGGGCCCAAACAGTCAGCACCCTCCTGTGAGACACTTCACGAGGAGAGCGTTATGAGCTGATAAGGACCACTGGTTTCTCATGACGGCTCACAAAAAAACTGGAAAACATCAAACACCACATtggtgttattatttttatttcttttaaatgtatttgtcaTCTGCGTAGTTTATCTGAGAAGAGTACAATGAATAGTCTGATCATAAGGGCTGTGGAGACTTTGCATAACCTCCGGGTGCTCAGTGGCCCTCACACATTTGAAAAACATGCTTGttagatacagtgtatcacaaaagtgagtacactcctcgcaattctgcagatatttaagtacatcttttcataggatcacactgacaaaatgacagtttgacacaatgaaaagtagtctgtgtgcagcttatatgatagagttaatttattttcccctcaaaataactcaaaagatagccattaatatctaaacccccggcaacaaaagtgagtacaccgcatgggaactacgtacatccctaaatgtccaaattgagtactgcctgtcattttccctccaaaatgtcatgtgactcgtgacaggaatgctgtcagcattgctgcagagattgaagaggtggggggtcagcctgtccacagcccacaagaaagcccgcaaacagtttgctgaagacatgtcaacaaagcacatggattactggaaccatgtcctatggtctgatgagacgggcgggctttcttgtgcaccatcttcagaagaggcttcctcctggggtgacagccatacacactaatttgatgtagagtacggcgtatggtctgagcactaacaggctgatcccccacctcttcaatctctgcagcaatgctgacagcactcctgtaacgagtcacatgacattttggagggaaaatgacaagcagtactcaatttggacatttagggatgtacgtagttcccatgcggtgtactcacttttgttgccaggggtttagatattaatggctatattttgagttattttgatgggaaaataaattaactctattatacaagctgcacacagactacttttcattgtgtcaaagtgtcattttgtcagtgtagtCCCGTGAAAGATATACTtagatatctgcagaaatgcgaggggtgtactcacttttgcgatACACTGTATAATGAAGACGGTCAATTGTTTatattggatgccattgacggcgatccaGTCCATTTAGAATAGGAAGACCCTCCTGGccggttgtcaatggcagccgaagAATTATTTCTGATTCTGCTGATCAGTACACGCATAGAGGGATGAACCACAATACATTATTGCTCGTACTGTAGATACAGTAAACCAATTTTTTTGTGATAATgagatggataaaaaaaaaattgtgtgttcCCCGCTTAAGTGGCACTGAGTGATTGTAGTTATTGTCGTATTTGTATGCAAAAACTGAGTTAACATCATTATTCAAGCATTCCAAGAACATTCtctaaactaaaaaaatatggaattttTGAGCCAAAGACAACTGCAGGGAAACCCCACACACCCTCgccccccacaaaaaaatacaCGAAAAGGCCAGCACTGATCATCAAGTCTTATGAAGCACATGTTCTCTTCTGTTTTTATCAGTATTAGTGATGTCTCATGACTGGAACGTGCTAGTGACCAGGGGGCAGATGTTTAAagaaaagtacttttatttattatgaGGGAATTTTGAGACAGCAATGAAAAGGTTAAGATCCCAATTTTATTCTTAGAATATtccaattttagttttttttttctaattattacaaaacaacaaccttattgtcataattttaggatatttctctttttttattttattttttttagaattttgtATATAATGTGACTTGTTTTTACTTTTGAATTGATGAAtttggtgggaaaaaaatacatttacatcCAAGCAATATATTCGGGTGAATTTACAGGAATGCTCCTGTCCAAACTGTGACACACGCGAACTTTACTCAGTGAGAACATCATATTGCAAATTGTGTCAATTCCTCATTGTGCCGAACACCACTTCTTCTAACTGTTCACTTTCCTGTAAATCTCACTATTCAGGAACGTTCTAGGGCCAATAAAAGACTTAGTGTTAATATTTTTCACTGCACTAATGAATTACTGACTGCTTGTAAACATAGCCAGTGTTtgcataaattctttaaaaaaaaaaaaaaaaaaactttatttcagTTTATATTTCAACATTCCCTGCAAACTCGAAAAACTAAGATGCGTGTTGGGGGTTTGCTTTTAGTGCACAATTGTGTGTTCCggttaaaaaatgaaagaaaggtGTGAGCATTTCCTATTCTGTTTTTTCTCCTGAATGCAGCGTCACAGAGGCTATCAAATGTTCCTATCGTTTAATGCTGCTAAATCAACAGATTTTGTGTCTGTTTTTACGTTGGTTCTTGCATAAAGTACAATATGTCTTGGTATAGGTTTTGTTGTTTtggattctttctgtgaaagaagTGCCTTTTGTAGTTTGGGAAATATGAAGCTTGGACTAATTGTTTATCTTCTACAGTTTAACCAAGATAGATATTCATGTTTTAGATGGCCGTTGCTTTGATTAGAGCAAACTTGATGTGACTTGTCGCTCCTCTTTTAATTTAAGATGACTCACAAACactcatctgttttttttttcaagtaaagACTACTGAAGACTAAATCGCGAGGTCATGGGGCCATTTATTGAGCACACCTGCACAGTTTGAGGCTTTTGTAACATTTTTCATGAAAGTTACATATTCTTTCGCAATAAAATTCAAGattacattttttcacaatatgACTTTATCCTCATAGGGTTATGTAACCTCATTTTTCTTTTACGTGAAAGTATTAACTTTTAGacttcaaaattatgacataatTGTCTTGAGATACAACTTTTTTTCCCGGGCCATAGacctcataatgtattgacgggacacagggcacggggccgataaatagggggcctgcattgttggcgaggccgtcatagCTgaacgagtggaatcacagacaaagagatttttttgttgaaaattcttgtgaagaaatgcttaaatccctgaattctttatagatacagatgtaaacagtctcaattcttggttaaaataaaaaaaaaaaaaaaaacatgcagcaagcatttattttgcgtaaatattgccaactatgatgccaatgtcctagcagctaattcacagcgtttcaaaatgcatgcatggtacgaaaaatataattattacaaggaatcctcgaacaaatcttgcctgtttgtatgcgggacagctttcgtacttttatcCTGAATCCGGCGTTGAATGCTGCATGTGTCGTTGCTaccgactgcaaataactgaagcggattgtgggataccTGGCCTCCTgcttgaaggcgttgcgcagtggctggCCGAATTGACCCATCAAttcaattatgaagtctatgcctgggctttttcccccactgaattaaCCTTTTCActgaaaatgttcttttttttttcttcaacaaaATACAATGTTTTCTCATATATCATGTTTCCCATAAGGGCATAAGATCAGAaagtattgttgttgtttttttctaaaatagtCAAAGAAAATGTTGGAAAGGGACAAACTGTGCACTGTCACTCAAAATGGATCATTACTATCTATGTTCAGATTGAGCGGGTTCACCTCATAACTCATTATTGTCATTGATGGCCATTTTGATAAGCAAGGAGCAATCGCTGCTAATCCTTACAAATTCAAAAGGTTTGGTTgtttattgccgtcaatggcagccaatgcgatAAAAACATATTGAAGCATAAATGTCATCTTATGCATATCTGACAATTTATGTGCTAGTGTCAattatgatatacagtatattagtgtAATATTTTGCCCTAATTTCCTTTTCAAAGTCCAAAGTTTTGTACATACTAatgtttgttgatttttttttttttttttttttttacaattatttattttttgctctgTAAATAGTATTAGGAAGTAAAAGTATATATTGACAGAAATACTGTAGTGTTATTTTGTGTAGACTGATTTGCCcaacatacatatataaatatattgggGGTGTGCCGATACAAGTTATGCTGCAATGCATTGATTTGGGTATTGAAACCTGGTATCAATTTGGCACCGGTTCCAAAGCAGCTCATCGTAACCGGACAgaatataaacaaacatttATGTACCCGAGTTTTCTTTGCTTACCCCACCCGCTTTTATCGGAAACAAACACGACATCAGTGGCGCTATTCACTAGCTACAGTCAGGCAGCACACAATACATGTACAGTATTATGTAAAACTGTGTTAtgtattaattatttattaatgtCATGCAACTATTTATAATTGTTCTGCTCTCGCAACTCCCCTGCTTTCATGAGACAGACAACTCTTCCAGTAGATATCGTTGTCTCTTTATTCGCCTTTAAGTTGAATCAAAAGAAGTGTAAAACTTTTAACAATAAAGAGAAAATAGAAAACCTTTTACATGCTTTCTTGAAATTAATTACAGAAAACGCTGGGACCATTTGGTCTTCCATGTTATTTAACAATATAAACAGTCAATTGTTACTCAAACGCTGTTAGCTTGTAATGCTAATCACTCACTAGCGTGAATTCTGCACCTGTCCGACCAACTAACTACTTATACAAATTATACACACATGATGCAGCATTTATGCTAGTACATATAAACCATTTAAGCAAGGGAACCATTTTAAAAAGAGCAGCATAATAACGGGTGTTCTGTAATTCCCCCCCACCCCGTGAGATGtaagcgcacatcggttaaaagtggcgagtacttactatttttgtttttaatgagtcttttttttttattcttttcattgcctcagaatATTAATAACATTTGGGGGTGTTTTACTGTCATaccttttaagcattgttttttcttgtggtagctttaaagcagtgctgatctgttgaccacatacaGAAAGTCATGTAGCGTACTAGTATGtataccacccttatttgatattactgcatttaagtattttcttgagGCATTTTTTAGGGAAGGggtacatttttattttgaatattccatatgtGGGTACCAATAATCAGTGacaataatctaaaaaaaagaaaaaaagaacaaaatatgAGTATTCGAAGCGGAGTGAGAAGTAAAACTTATTACCACCCCTTGTCCTTAGTTCTAACATATCAGTTCCAGTCCTTACATTCAAACGTATACATTCTTATTTATCACGTATTCAATCCCACCATATAACCCTACATGTATGTGCTTTTCGATACCATCATGTTCCGTTGTgatgcattcagtaatgtctatCAAATGACTTAGTTGTCAAAATTACTGATATTTGAATTTGAGTGTTGATATTTCTTTaccataaaattgactgcaaactgttgtattgtattgtatttttgcatatttttcgtCTGGAAGTTGAAATCCATGTTGAGCAAAGtctacacacaatcttttcagtTTTAGGGTTATGTTGAAGAGTCTTTAAACTCATTGCCAACAATAGATTCCATCTGAACTGGgagcagttcaaatggattgtctGCTGTCACCatctatggcagccaatgagttaagcaaaGCTGTAGTGCCGGTCCATAAGATCCACAAAGAGAGATAAAAGATGCATCAATAATTGTAAGAATCATGATTGTCATTTATATGGTGATAACTGTCTGATAATTGATCGCTCCCCTAACTGAAATCAAAATTGAATCATCATGtggcacacccctagtataCGTATATCAGCGTATGCTTCCTTACCCTATTTTTGGTCTCATACCCATCACCTGCAGACATCAGGTTCTCATAGATCTTTAACtctgtaacaacaaaataaaacatgaacAGGTAAAAAGtctattgttttcttttattttccaaAAGAACATCTTTCAAATTGATGGTATTTAAACTATTTTGCATCTGTGCTCTCTGTATAATATGTGTTTTAATAACAGAATATTTAGTACACAACCCTTGTattatttttccattaaaagGTAAACAAAATGAATCTCAATGACCCTCAGTGAATCAAAACAACTTTTACCCTTAGCCCTTATTTATAATGCCTCCCATGGAATGGACACCTGCTATTTGTAAATTTAAAAATCTAAGCCTGGCCACAAAGAGCTAAACACCTCTAATTATGGGCACTCAGTTATAAGTGATTATATCAGTTTTTAGAGATGTTTATTTTGGCTGAAAAACTCATTAATGTGTGCAAACGGAAAAGAAGTTAAAAAAGTTGTAAATAGTGAAGATTTACTCTACAAGGTTTTTAGCAATTCGCATTCACTGATACATGAATGAACACATTTCTCAAAATAGCACGTTATTCTAACTACATTATGATCTAAAATAACCATTTAGTTCATTTAAAACCCAACAAAAAGCGATTTTCAGTGGGTAGGTCCCGGTGGACACATGAAGAAAAACGGTAGTTTATGAATAGATTAGTGGaagaagaaaatgaagaaaaagataACAGGTCCAATGTAGTGAACAGAGCCCACCTGTGCTCCAACTCAGCTTGCAGAACCCTAATAGTGGGTTTGGAGGCTTACAACAATGTCACCACCAGAGGCCTGATCTCACCATTCTGCACTCCATTCAAAAAGTCATATAGACCTTCTCATTCTTTACCTCTACAAAGAAGCAAAAATGTAACCCGGCACAGCAAAATGAGTCATAGTTATCAAAACTAAGGATTTGGTATTATCATAGGGAGCATAATCTCAATTTTCcagtgacatacagtggggcaaataagtatttagtcaaccactaattgtgctagttctcccacttgaaaatattagaggcctgtaattgtcaatgggtaaacctcaaccatgagatacagaatgtgtgtgtgtgtgtgggggggggggggacagaaaatcacattgtttgatttttaaagaatttatttgcaaatcatggtggaaaataagtatttggtcaataccaaaagttcatctcaatactttgttatgtaccctttgttggcaataacggaggacaaacattttctgtaattcttcacaagctttttacacactgttgctggtattttggcccattcctccatgcagatcttctctagagcagtgatgttttggggctgtcgttgggaaacacggactttcaactccctccacagattttctatgtggttgagatctggagactggctcggccactccaggaccttaaaatgctttttatgaagccactcttttgttgccctggctgtgtgtttaggatcattgtcatgctgaaagacccagccacgtctcatcttcaatgcccttgctgaaggaaggagattttcactcagaatctctcgatacatggtcccattcattctttcctttacacagattagtcatcctggtccctttgcagaaaaacagccccaaagcatgtttccacccccatgctttgcagtgggtatggtgttcttcggatcaaattcagtattctttctcctccaaacacgagaacctgtgtttctaccaaaacgttctatttttgtttcatctgaccataacacattctgtcaatcctcttctggatcatccaaatgctctgtaacgaaccgcagatgggcatggacgtgtactttcttcagcagggggacacgtctggcagtgcaggattttagtccctggcggcgcattgtgttactgatagtagcctttgttactgtggtcccagctctctgtaggtcattcactaggtccccccatgtggttctgggatttttgctcaccgttcttgttatcattttgacgccacggggtgagatcttgcatggagccccagatcgagggagattatcagcgttctcgtatgtcttccattttctaataattgctcccacagttgatttcttcacaccaagcgttttacctattgcagattcagtcttcccagcctggtgcaggtctacaattttgtctctggagtccttcgacagctctttggtcttggccagagtggagtttggagtgtgactgacaggtgtcttttataccgataatgagttaaaacaggtgccattaatacaggtaatgagtggagcctcgttagacctcgttagaagaagttagacctctttgacagctagaaatcttgcttgtttgtaggtgaccaaatacttattttccactctaatttggaaataaattctttaaaaatcaaacaatgtgattttctgttttcttttttttttccacattctgtctctcatggttgaggtttaaccatgttgacaattacaggcctctctaatcttttcaagtaggagaacttgtacagttggtggttgactaaatccttgtttgccccactgtatcaaccATTTGACGACGATATTGTCAGCTCAGCTCGGTTTTCTTAAACTGGGGAAaacgacattttgaaaaaaactaaAGATTTGGTATTATCAAGAGGAGCATAATCTCAATTTTCCAGTGACATATCAACCATTTGAGTATGATATTGTCAGCTCAGCTTGGTTTTCTCATACTGGGGGAAACAAAATTTTGACAACAATCTCTTACTTGACGTAGCAAGCAGCACATTATTGAGCATAGATAGCAAAGAAACTGGACATACTGACAAACAATTAATTGTATGTTTTAGTCATAATATAatgactttatttatttatttttatttttttacttcatttcacttttaaaatatattctgaAGTAGTGCAATAGAACATTATCAACAAGCATAGGGTAATGATTGAGTTTCCCTTCAAATGAGGGGTGTTCAAACTGTCTTCTCTGAGGGCCAGACAAAATCGAAGGATGCAGGGGCCAACTTGAAAACTtaaaatgtatctattttttatattaagtaTTGACGCAATGACTGCcgatgacggcaatagacgtccaatccattttgactgtgaggacTGGTAGACATAGTTCGAtcgaaaaaaaaagataatattcaattatattttaataatcttttttttttcatgttaaagATTATTAGTCagtttccttaaaaaaaaattttaatattaaaaaatgtacTGTACAAACAATATGTTTTTgatgattgaaaaatatttgaatatttCTGCACTGAATCTCTGAGGAATCTCAAACTAACATTGTGTGGCCCGTTTGACAACATTCACTCCAAACGAATAGCGATACAAACAgaaagagttgggggggggggggacatgaAACAGCTGTCAGAATGGACGGAACACTCACTTGCAGCCACTGAAGAGCCTACAGCGAGCCTCCGCCTCGCCGCTCCTTTGTCACCCACGTGAGACGAACATTGTTAGCAGATAGTTGCCAAAGGAGGAATCTTGTCCTCCCGACTGTGAGAACTTTAACACGGCCAAAGTGAGAGTGGTAGCAGCCAATAACCATATAAAAGCAACACAATGGACCTAATTGCAATCACTGGGCCTGTTTTACTTGATGtcctttttggggggaaatgtgGGGGAGATTCTCTCTGACATTGTGACAACAGGCTACATTTCAAGGTGAGGCTGACCTAAGGGACATATTGCAAAGTGAAAGAAGACATATAGCGAAACATATCAGAGAagctgtaaaaaaatatatatatatattaatattagggggtgtcaaacgattaaaattttcaatcgagttaattacagcttaaaaattaattaatcgcaattcaaaccatttataaaacatgccatatttttctgtaaattattgttggaatggaaagataagacacaagatggatatatacattaaacatacggtacataagtactgtatttctttattataaccaggggtgcacataatttttttgcccaggttctcagaagaggacctggagatgtgacttggtcctcattgagcttgagagccgacccgcctgatgcgataaatttatgacaagctttacttagagccaattaactttaattaattatattaacaattaatgcttgattaacatcaactggcacaacaaaattgcctttactttgaagtgaaatgtaaagaaataaaaagcaccaattcaaaataaagggcattatgcggctcccacattaactccaagcctttttaaaagtgggatgtcctcctcataagacctcatttaacgtgcatgtttagctttgtaaaatgcgagcaaaaacacgtttgtcagtgcatgtcgctgttcattacctttattctgccctattccgccacttgtccatagggcgagtggggtcctgtttgacatcgatagtttgcttaattgccacatgctctctgtttttttcgtgcttttcaaagtttggatggctgaaattctttgaccctacataaaatgctcttatcggcgacattgggattctcacggcacattttgtaccgcatttccgtgcaagcatcatttgcttctagccatggtacctcctgtagccacttttcagcaaaagtccttattttcggtagctccggtgatgtctctgtcatctgtctgtctgtcttttgacgggggtgggggaacacggaagtaattactcagtgtggcctccctctttgacattttgagaagttattttctcgtgtccgccgcaaatacagtggtcagccatcggtacgcaaagcgtatggaagccgttgagggccagcgcgtttgtctacgtccagtacgtatgcgcgcatgcggaccatctATGTgcaatcaacaaaatggcattaccattattaacattctgttaaagcgatccatggatagaaagacttgtagttcttaaaagatcaattttagtacaagttatagaaattttata
The DNA window shown above is from Corythoichthys intestinalis isolate RoL2023-P3 chromosome 14, ASM3026506v1, whole genome shotgun sequence and carries:
- the wnt3a gene encoding protein Wnt-3a, producing the protein MLERFGRTFLRMIFFGCFLLLLCGLTHVMASYPIWWSLAVGHQYSSLGTQPILCGSIPGLVPKQLRFCRNYVEIMPSVAEGVKIGIQECQHQFRGRRWNCTTVNDNLAIFGPVLDKATRESAFVHAIASAGVAFAVTRACADGSATICGCDTRHKGPPGEGWKWGGCSEDVDFGGMVSREFADARENRPDARSAMNRHNNEAGRTSLNDNIFLKCKCHGLSGSCEVKTCWWSQPDFRVIGDYMKDKYDSASEMVVEKHKESRGWVETLRPRYNYFKPPTERDLVYYEGSPNFCDPNIETGSFGTRDRLCNLTSHGIDGCDLLCCGRGHNTRTERRKEKCHCIFHWCCYVSCQECVRVYDVHTCK